The Microbulbifer sp. YPW1 genome contains a region encoding:
- the tusC gene encoding sulfurtransferase complex subunit TusC, whose translation MAQDKTLLALCRHAPYGNTTAREGLEAILACAAMDQVPEVLFINDGVLQLLEQNPKAIGEKNLRRNLQALPMFGVETLHVCRQSLEARGISLDNVDIPGAELALLDNPGPYIAGFDQVLSF comes from the coding sequence ATGGCACAAGATAAAACGCTACTGGCACTGTGCCGTCACGCGCCTTATGGCAACACGACCGCCCGTGAAGGTCTGGAAGCCATCCTCGCCTGTGCCGCGATGGATCAGGTTCCCGAAGTGCTGTTCATTAACGACGGCGTCTTGCAGCTGCTGGAGCAGAACCCGAAAGCCATTGGCGAGAAGAACCTGCGCAGGAACCTGCAGGCTTTGCCAATGTTCGGTGTGGAAACACTACACGTGTGCCGCCAGAGCCTGGAAGCGCGCGGCATCTCACTCGATAACGTAGATATACCCGGTGCCGAGCTTGCGTTGCTGGACAATCCAGGCCCCTATATCGCCGGCTTCGATCAGGTTTTGAGCTTTTGA
- a CDS encoding secondary thiamine-phosphate synthase enzyme YjbQ, with protein sequence MALGKLEIVVNGQGLHEFTDEVNRWLAGQNLFGSGLCTLFIQHTSASLLIQENADPSARLDLENWLNRLVPENDPLYTHTLEGPDDMPAHIKASLTACSLGIPMENGRLLLGTWQGIYLWEHRHHRGKRRVIVQA encoded by the coding sequence ATGGCACTGGGAAAGCTGGAAATAGTAGTGAACGGGCAGGGATTGCACGAATTTACGGATGAGGTGAACCGCTGGCTGGCTGGTCAGAATCTCTTCGGTAGCGGGCTCTGCACCCTGTTTATCCAGCACACCTCTGCCAGTCTGCTGATTCAGGAAAATGCCGATCCCAGTGCGCGTCTCGATCTGGAGAACTGGCTGAACCGACTGGTCCCTGAGAATGACCCCCTGTACACCCACACCCTTGAGGGCCCCGATGATATGCCCGCACACATAAAAGCCTCCCTGACCGCCTGTAGCCTGGGTATTCCGATGGAAAATGGCCGCCTGCTGCTGGGAACCTGGCAGGGGATCTATTTGTGGGAGCACCGCCACCACCGGGGGAAGCGGCGGGTGATCGTACAGGCCTAA
- the ccoG gene encoding cytochrome c oxidase accessory protein CcoG — protein MEKIPAVQDYTPLPNPDGKFHVRLTEGRFQNLRRLTSWPLLALFFGLVWVQFDGEPWLLFSFEQRRIVLFGSAFSWRDLPLLAGLLIASASLLFFIAVAWGRVWCGFACPQSIWTWIFIRIEDLTEGKANRRAREAGTPFTRYRLARRIAKHALWILLALATAVTFTGYFIPVREIFADSVQLQLSTATAGWILTMAGLTYANAGLVREKICLHACPYARFQSVMFDRDTRTVTYDVQRGEPRANLRKADTQRGDCVDCGLCVQVCPAGIDIREGLQAACIDCGACIDACDKVMQKLDRPKGLIRFASEAQLTGKRSQLIRPRLAGYGAVTLCAMASVLYGFTDTTRLLVEIRRDRDALFTRLDRQTVCNHYRVKVEGYSEEQRFVEVSISGAGQSELFGARQIDLLENNASWLPYRVCLRDPGPAKREFTFNFASGDVSSAKTTTFLARSF, from the coding sequence ATGGAAAAAATTCCTGCGGTACAGGACTACACCCCTTTGCCTAACCCGGATGGAAAATTCCACGTCCGGCTTACCGAGGGCCGCTTCCAGAATTTGCGCCGATTGACCAGCTGGCCATTACTCGCCCTCTTTTTCGGATTGGTTTGGGTGCAGTTCGACGGTGAGCCGTGGTTACTGTTTTCATTCGAGCAGCGCCGCATTGTCCTGTTCGGCAGCGCCTTTTCCTGGCGAGATCTGCCGCTGCTTGCCGGTTTGCTGATTGCCAGTGCCAGTTTGCTGTTTTTTATTGCCGTCGCCTGGGGCCGGGTCTGGTGTGGTTTTGCCTGCCCGCAAAGCATCTGGACCTGGATATTTATCCGCATTGAAGATTTGACCGAGGGCAAGGCGAACCGGAGGGCCCGCGAAGCCGGCACGCCTTTTACCCGTTATCGCTTGGCGCGACGGATCGCCAAGCACGCCTTGTGGATACTGCTCGCTCTCGCGACCGCCGTTACCTTTACCGGGTATTTCATCCCGGTTCGCGAAATCTTTGCAGACAGCGTGCAACTCCAGCTCTCGACGGCGACCGCTGGCTGGATACTCACGATGGCTGGCCTGACGTACGCCAATGCCGGGCTGGTACGCGAAAAGATCTGCCTGCACGCGTGCCCGTACGCACGCTTCCAGAGCGTCATGTTTGACCGCGATACCCGAACGGTCACCTACGATGTCCAGCGCGGAGAACCCCGCGCAAATCTACGCAAAGCTGATACACAACGCGGTGATTGTGTGGATTGCGGGCTCTGTGTTCAGGTATGCCCGGCGGGCATAGATATTCGGGAAGGCTTGCAGGCTGCGTGCATCGATTGCGGTGCCTGTATTGATGCGTGCGACAAGGTCATGCAGAAACTGGATCGCCCCAAAGGGCTGATCCGTTTCGCTTCGGAAGCGCAGCTGACGGGAAAAAGAAGCCAGCTGATACGTCCCCGGCTGGCGGGGTACGGCGCGGTGACGCTCTGTGCGATGGCCAGCGTCCTCTACGGGTTCACCGACACAACCCGTCTGCTGGTGGAGATCCGGCGCGATCGTGACGCGCTGTTTACACGGCTGGATCGACAGACCGTGTGCAACCATTACCGGGTCAAAGTTGAAGGCTACAGCGAAGAGCAGCGCTTTGTTGAGGTCTCAATTTCCGGGGCCGGCCAGTCGGAACTGTTCGGTGCACGTCAAATTGACCTTTTGGAGAACAATGCCAGCTGGCTGCCATACCGTGTTTGCCTCCGAGATCCAGGGCCAGCCAAGCGGGAATTCACCTTCAATTTCGCCAGTGGCGACGTGTCCTCGGCGAAAACAACCACTTTTCTCGCCCGGTCTTTCTAG
- the murI gene encoding glutamate racemase, with protein sequence MPKGSGHSNKAPSALIFDSGVGAISIAREIRRQIPGLTLHFGIDNGFYPYGNKSEDALRPRIVEVASHMMAACEADILVVGCNTASTLALPSLREVLDQPVVGVVPAIKPAAAASRSGTIALIATEGTVNRRYTRELIDEFANGNRVINVPAPELVALAEAKLRGEPVDPADLAPVIERIFAGPDGDTVDTAVLACTHFPLLRDELAAAAPRPLTWLDSGDAIARRVRWWLEELNIPLSETPGNSLLLTSSSENHSAIQRAFSEFNPEYRTTAIPVRL encoded by the coding sequence ATGCCTAAAGGAAGCGGCCATTCTAACAAGGCGCCCAGTGCATTGATATTCGATTCCGGCGTCGGCGCCATCAGTATTGCGCGGGAGATCCGTCGCCAGATACCCGGCCTGACCCTGCACTTCGGTATCGACAACGGTTTCTACCCCTACGGCAACAAGTCTGAAGACGCGCTGCGCCCGCGCATCGTGGAAGTCGCCAGCCATATGATGGCCGCCTGCGAGGCGGATATCCTCGTGGTCGGCTGCAATACCGCCAGTACCCTGGCCCTGCCCTCCCTGCGAGAAGTACTGGACCAGCCCGTTGTCGGCGTTGTGCCCGCTATCAAGCCCGCTGCTGCCGCCAGCCGCTCCGGCACCATCGCGCTGATCGCGACGGAAGGCACCGTCAACCGCCGCTATACCCGCGAGCTGATCGACGAGTTTGCCAACGGCAACCGGGTCATCAACGTGCCGGCACCGGAGCTGGTAGCGCTGGCTGAGGCCAAACTGCGCGGCGAGCCCGTTGACCCCGCCGACCTGGCCCCGGTTATCGAACGTATCTTTGCCGGACCGGATGGCGACACGGTAGACACCGCGGTGCTCGCCTGTACCCACTTCCCCTTGCTTCGGGATGAACTCGCTGCGGCCGCACCGCGCCCCCTGACCTGGCTGGATTCCGGCGATGCCATCGCCCGGCGGGTGCGCTGGTGGCTTGAGGAGCTGAATATCCCTCTGTCCGAAACACCGGGGAACAGCCTGCTACTCACCAGCAGCAGCGAAAACCACAGCGCAATCCAGCGGGCCTTCTCGGAATTCAACCCTGAATACCGCACTACCGCCATCCCGGTTAGACTGTAA
- a CDS encoding DUF2489 domain-containing protein, with amino-acid sequence MTEVPVWILVIAGLIIFVLSAVATYYCLELRKARKRQAEQLEELAVAAEEQRGRVNTSIQIIAKTLLDEGVGLTEASLRIRVLLDSLQVESSVKEEFVAFYQVADKTSHIPILEDWKKLSRKEKFAFEKEMARVESEYRDFALDAAKRILGRKF; translated from the coding sequence ATGACTGAAGTACCCGTATGGATACTGGTAATTGCCGGTTTGATTATCTTTGTGCTTTCCGCAGTAGCGACCTACTACTGCCTGGAACTGCGCAAGGCGCGCAAGCGCCAGGCGGAGCAGCTCGAGGAGCTGGCGGTAGCCGCGGAAGAACAGCGTGGCCGGGTGAATACCAGTATCCAGATTATCGCCAAGACGCTGCTGGATGAGGGGGTAGGGTTGACCGAAGCCTCTCTGCGAATCCGTGTATTGCTGGATTCCCTGCAAGTTGAGTCGTCGGTGAAGGAAGAGTTCGTGGCGTTTTACCAGGTGGCGGACAAGACCAGCCATATTCCGATCCTGGAAGACTGGAAAAAACTGTCGCGCAAGGAAAAGTTTGCGTTCGAAAAAGAAATGGCCCGGGTCGAGTCTGAGTACCGGGATTTTGCCCTGGACGCGGCCAAGCGGATTCTCGGCCGCAAATTCTGA
- a CDS encoding TusE/DsrC/DsvC family sulfur relay protein: MNSFVIEGREIPLDKEGFLRNLEDWSPEVARALAVQEGIELTDDHWDVIRILQQFYREFELSPAMRPLVKYVGQQLGPDKGRSIFLMQLFPPSPAKIGSKIAGLPKPTNCL; this comes from the coding sequence ATGAACAGTTTTGTAATTGAAGGCCGTGAAATTCCATTGGACAAAGAGGGGTTCCTTCGCAACCTGGAAGACTGGAGCCCCGAGGTCGCCAGAGCCCTCGCGGTTCAGGAAGGTATCGAACTCACCGATGACCACTGGGATGTCATCCGCATACTGCAGCAATTCTACAGAGAATTTGAGCTGTCGCCGGCCATGCGCCCACTGGTCAAGTACGTTGGCCAGCAATTGGGGCCAGACAAAGGCCGCAGTATTTTCCTGATGCAATTGTTTCCCCCTAGCCCCGCCAAGATCGGCAGCAAGATTGCTGGGCTGCCGAAGCCAACCAACTGTCTCTGA
- the trmA gene encoding tRNA (uridine(54)-C5)-methyltransferase TrmA, whose translation MALHRVNTDDYQQQLDQKVDRLRGAFSPFTSLAPEVFPSPPSHYRLRAEFKMWQEGGRVDYAMYKQGEYKKPFVIQEFTVGSRRINALMPPLLEAINDSEILRKRLFCTEFLTTLSGDALITLIYHKPLDEAWEQEARALQDHLGVPILGRSRKQKLVLERDYVIEKLEIDGRSYQYKQVEGSFTQPNGDICGSMIHWARSCCEDAEGDLLELYCGNGNFTIPLAEKFRKVLATEISKVSVNAAQENIAANGVDNLDIVRLSSEEFTQAIDKVRPFRRLKDVDLDSYDFSTVLVDPPRAGLDADTCAMIARFPRILYISCNPQTQLENLEELTKTHKVERFAIFDQFPYTDHTESAVLLVRR comes from the coding sequence ATGGCTCTTCACCGCGTAAATACTGACGACTACCAGCAGCAACTGGACCAGAAGGTGGACCGCCTGCGCGGAGCCTTCTCGCCGTTTACCAGCCTGGCGCCGGAAGTATTCCCCTCCCCACCCAGTCACTACCGCCTGCGCGCGGAATTCAAAATGTGGCAGGAAGGCGGCCGCGTGGATTACGCCATGTACAAGCAGGGCGAGTACAAGAAGCCGTTTGTGATCCAGGAGTTTACCGTCGGCTCCCGCCGTATCAATGCGCTGATGCCGCCGCTGCTGGAGGCGATCAACGACAGCGAAATACTGCGCAAGCGCCTTTTCTGTACCGAATTTCTCACCACCCTGAGCGGCGATGCGCTGATCACCCTGATCTACCACAAGCCGCTGGACGAGGCCTGGGAACAGGAAGCGCGGGCCCTTCAGGATCACCTGGGTGTGCCGATTCTCGGGCGCTCACGCAAGCAGAAGCTGGTGCTGGAACGGGATTACGTGATCGAAAAACTCGAAATCGACGGGCGCAGCTACCAGTACAAGCAGGTGGAAGGCAGCTTCACCCAGCCCAACGGCGACATCTGCGGCTCCATGATCCATTGGGCAAGAAGCTGCTGCGAAGATGCTGAAGGAGACTTGCTCGAACTCTATTGCGGCAACGGTAATTTCACCATTCCGCTGGCAGAAAAGTTCCGTAAAGTGCTGGCCACAGAAATTTCCAAGGTGTCGGTGAACGCCGCACAGGAAAACATTGCGGCAAATGGCGTGGACAATCTGGATATCGTGCGCCTGTCGAGTGAGGAGTTCACCCAGGCCATTGATAAGGTGCGCCCTTTCCGCCGCCTGAAAGACGTCGATCTGGACAGCTACGATTTCTCGACCGTACTGGTCGACCCACCCCGAGCCGGACTGGATGCGGACACCTGTGCGATGATCGCGCGTTTCCCGCGTATCCTGTACATTTCCTGCAACCCGCAGACCCAGCTGGAAAACCTGGAGGAACTGACCAAAACCCACAAGGTGGAGCGCTTCGCGATTTTCGATCAGTTCCCCTACACCGACCACACCGAGTCCGCGGTGCTGCTGGTCAGACGGTAA
- the tusB gene encoding sulfurtransferase complex subunit TusB produces MTLHIVSQSPFSGSALNDCLAAFTDGDALLLIEDAVYAANGPTLTQLKGKSVYCLQPDAVARGIPVDPAIEAIDETRWVSLCTEHNPIVSWFR; encoded by the coding sequence ATGACTCTGCATATCGTTAGCCAGTCCCCCTTTTCCGGGAGCGCCCTCAATGACTGTCTCGCCGCCTTCACTGACGGTGATGCGCTGCTGCTCATTGAAGACGCCGTCTACGCAGCCAATGGTCCGACGCTCACACAGCTGAAGGGCAAATCGGTGTACTGCTTACAGCCAGATGCGGTCGCACGCGGAATACCGGTTGACCCGGCAATAGAAGCCATCGACGAGACACGCTGGGTTTCCCTTTGCACTGAACACAACCCGATCGTCAGCTGGTTCCGGTGA
- a CDS encoding AEC family transporter codes for MDTIAATFSFALSVTAPIFLTLLVGYGLARVNLLSESFVDDASKLVFLVTLPALLFFNIFGSDARLGDEWPLLLAGLIGTVLTVPLAWLAARPLEHGDRSAFIQGAFRGNLGIIGLAWAANAYGPSGLAQAALLMAVITIFYNIAAVALFAVYSQKAKFSWKKLGKDILRNPLIVAIVLALVAKAVGLRLPEMIVQTGDYLASVTLPLALLCIGASLDLSMLRRSSFGAFAASAFKLLIVPVVLVGVGLLFQLNGQALAILLLLAAAPTASASFIMARALGGNSQLAANIIAISTLFSIVTASLGLALLKVYLP; via the coding sequence TTGGATACCATCGCCGCTACATTCTCCTTTGCGCTGTCGGTCACCGCGCCGATTTTCCTGACCCTGTTGGTGGGTTACGGGCTGGCGCGGGTCAACCTGCTGAGTGAATCCTTTGTCGACGACGCGTCCAAGCTGGTGTTTCTGGTGACGCTGCCGGCGCTGTTGTTTTTCAATATCTTCGGATCCGATGCCCGCCTGGGGGATGAGTGGCCGTTGTTACTGGCGGGGTTGATCGGTACCGTATTGACGGTGCCACTGGCCTGGCTGGCGGCACGGCCGCTGGAGCACGGCGACCGCAGTGCGTTTATCCAGGGCGCCTTTCGCGGCAATCTCGGCATTATCGGCCTGGCCTGGGCGGCAAATGCTTACGGTCCGTCCGGGCTGGCGCAGGCAGCGCTGTTGATGGCAGTAATCACCATTTTCTACAACATTGCCGCGGTGGCATTGTTTGCCGTGTACAGCCAGAAAGCGAAGTTCAGCTGGAAAAAACTGGGCAAGGATATTCTGCGCAACCCGCTGATTGTGGCCATTGTGTTGGCGCTGGTAGCGAAAGCTGTGGGCCTCAGGTTGCCGGAAATGATCGTACAGACAGGCGACTACCTGGCTTCGGTAACGCTGCCGCTGGCGCTGTTGTGCATCGGCGCGAGCCTTGACCTGAGTATGCTGCGGCGCAGTTCCTTCGGCGCATTTGCGGCCAGTGCGTTCAAGTTGTTGATCGTGCCGGTGGTGCTGGTCGGGGTAGGGCTGTTGTTCCAGCTCAATGGTCAGGCGCTGGCGATCCTGCTGCTGCTCGCGGCCGCGCCAACGGCCTCGGCGTCATTTATCATGGCCCGCGCGCTCGGCGGTAACAGCCAGCTGGCGGCCAATATTATTGCGATCAGTACATTGTTTTCTATTGTTACCGCGAGCCTCGGGCTGGCGTTGTTGAAGGTGTATCTCCCATGA
- a CDS encoding PLP-dependent aminotransferase family protein, producing the protein MSDAYRYQALESWLERGIRELRWREGERLPSIRTLCRERGLSKATVQHALQRLEVRGLVEARPKAGYFVSVRSSGFGQPLSRARIEAPRPVSVSDLLLDIMGRSAAFDLLPELRCGALPPGIVALNRAIGRALRRPAQGSFQYYDEPAGDPGLRAQLALHFSRRGWRVEPERLCITSGCQNALFLALMASCKRADVVAVESPGFYGVMQLIEHLELQVIEVPTGNNNSGMDIDALEEVLKRWKVRACIVSPAFATPGGTLMPESPKRRLLSLADQYDLAVIEDDIYADTAFGPVPDPLKALDDEGRVILCSSFSKSLSRDLRLGWISGGRWHERILQLKLVTQLASSRSLQQGVAEFMADGGYAAHLRRQRIGLREQRDQLVAMLGRWPGLVRVGVPQGGLAVWAELPSTVDTLEVYPKALEQGVVITPGPLFSASGQFRNCLRISFAHIWNDARRDALALLPGVLGLQGGNSR; encoded by the coding sequence TTGTCGGACGCTTATCGTTATCAGGCACTGGAATCCTGGCTGGAACGCGGCATCAGGGAGCTGCGCTGGCGTGAGGGCGAGCGTCTGCCTTCGATTCGAACGCTTTGCCGTGAGCGGGGCCTTTCCAAGGCAACGGTACAACACGCGTTACAGCGCCTTGAAGTGCGCGGACTGGTGGAGGCTCGTCCCAAGGCTGGCTACTTTGTCTCCGTCCGTTCGTCCGGCTTTGGGCAACCGCTGAGCCGGGCGCGCATCGAGGCCCCACGACCGGTCTCTGTCAGTGACCTGCTGCTGGACATCATGGGAAGAAGCGCGGCCTTCGACCTGCTGCCTGAACTGCGCTGCGGCGCCCTTCCGCCGGGCATCGTTGCCCTGAACCGTGCAATCGGGCGGGCGTTAAGGCGCCCGGCACAGGGCAGCTTTCAATATTACGATGAGCCTGCAGGTGACCCGGGTCTGCGCGCGCAACTGGCATTGCACTTTTCCCGGCGCGGCTGGCGGGTGGAGCCCGAGCGATTGTGTATCACCTCCGGTTGCCAGAACGCGCTATTTCTTGCACTGATGGCGAGTTGCAAGCGCGCTGACGTCGTTGCCGTCGAATCTCCCGGTTTCTACGGCGTGATGCAACTGATCGAGCACCTTGAGTTGCAGGTAATCGAGGTCCCCACCGGGAATAATAATTCGGGGATGGATATTGACGCGCTCGAGGAGGTGCTCAAACGCTGGAAGGTGCGTGCCTGTATTGTTTCCCCTGCCTTCGCGACACCCGGCGGTACCTTGATGCCTGAATCTCCCAAGCGGCGCCTGCTTTCTCTTGCGGATCAATACGATCTGGCCGTCATTGAAGACGATATTTATGCGGATACGGCATTCGGTCCGGTTCCCGACCCGCTCAAGGCTCTGGATGATGAGGGCAGGGTGATTCTCTGCAGCTCATTCTCCAAGAGCCTTTCGCGGGATTTGAGGCTGGGATGGATTTCCGGGGGGCGTTGGCACGAGCGAATTCTTCAGCTCAAACTGGTGACCCAGTTGGCCAGCAGTCGCTCTTTGCAGCAGGGCGTTGCCGAATTTATGGCCGATGGCGGTTACGCAGCGCATTTGCGCCGTCAGCGTATCGGTTTGCGAGAACAACGGGACCAACTTGTCGCCATGCTGGGTCGCTGGCCTGGTCTGGTCCGCGTCGGTGTGCCCCAGGGCGGGCTGGCCGTCTGGGCGGAACTGCCTTCTACCGTGGATACGCTCGAGGTATATCCGAAAGCCTTGGAGCAGGGCGTTGTAATCACGCCCGGACCTCTGTTTTCGGCGTCGGGCCAGTTCAGGAATTGCCTGCGCATCAGCTTTGCACATATCTGGAATGATGCGCGCAGAGATGCGCTGGCTTTATTGCCGGGCGTGCTTGGATTACAAGGCGGCAATAGCCGATAG
- the rmuC gene encoding DNA recombination protein RmuC — protein sequence MTWFPLQISLEQAILAGVAVLALVLLVFWAGRSRLVSQLQSLRSEQQVLAAQQEAGRERETQQGLEIQQLRDELAGKSQQLARYQVLVERSEATLAEQKQQLEQTRASMTQQFENLANRIFEEKQQMFVRRSEDSLRKSLDPLERQLGDFRKRVEHVYDRENAERNSLLGQIKALREQTQRISDEALNLTSALKGDRKIQGNWGEVVLERLLEESGLQKGREYETQVSLKDSTADGRRRQPDVIVRLPENKDLIIDSKVSLVDYERYASAETDEERTQALKQHVNSLRAHITGLNKKAYEQLEGVRTLDFVFIFVPIEAAYMLAMQADPEMFRYAYERQIVLVSPTSLMATLRTVENIWRYEKQNKNAEKIADEAGKLHDQFALVLESLDNLGGRIRQADEAFQETYKRLATGRGNAVKRIDSLRKLGAKTRKQIAADLREKAEDSHKLPAPEQEPAEASVVAETEAE from the coding sequence ATGACCTGGTTTCCCCTGCAAATCTCCCTCGAACAGGCCATTCTCGCCGGTGTTGCCGTTCTGGCGCTGGTGCTGCTGGTGTTCTGGGCGGGCAGGTCCCGTCTGGTCAGTCAGCTGCAGTCGCTGCGCAGTGAGCAGCAGGTGCTGGCGGCACAGCAGGAAGCTGGCCGCGAGCGCGAGACCCAGCAGGGGCTGGAAATCCAGCAGCTGCGGGACGAGCTGGCCGGCAAATCCCAGCAGCTGGCGCGTTATCAGGTGCTGGTAGAGAGAAGCGAGGCCACGCTGGCGGAACAGAAGCAGCAACTGGAACAGACGCGCGCGTCCATGACCCAGCAGTTCGAAAACCTCGCCAACCGCATCTTTGAGGAAAAGCAGCAGATGTTCGTGCGCCGCAGTGAAGACAGTCTGCGCAAAAGCCTCGACCCGCTGGAGCGCCAGCTGGGGGATTTCCGCAAGCGGGTGGAGCACGTATACGATCGCGAGAACGCCGAACGCAACAGCCTGCTGGGCCAGATCAAGGCCCTGCGCGAGCAGACCCAGCGCATCAGTGACGAGGCCCTGAACCTGACGTCCGCACTCAAGGGGGATCGCAAGATTCAGGGCAACTGGGGCGAAGTGGTGCTGGAGCGTCTGCTGGAGGAATCCGGCCTGCAGAAAGGGCGGGAGTACGAGACCCAGGTTTCCCTCAAGGACAGTACCGCCGATGGCCGCCGTCGCCAGCCCGACGTGATTGTGCGCCTGCCCGAAAACAAAGACCTGATCATCGATTCCAAGGTCTCCCTGGTGGACTACGAGCGCTACGCGTCCGCGGAAACGGATGAAGAGCGTACCCAGGCCCTCAAGCAGCACGTCAACTCCCTGCGTGCGCATATCACCGGTCTGAACAAGAAAGCCTACGAGCAGCTCGAGGGCGTGCGCACCCTCGATTTCGTCTTCATTTTCGTGCCCATCGAGGCGGCGTACATGCTGGCCATGCAGGCGGATCCGGAAATGTTCCGCTACGCCTATGAGCGACAGATCGTGCTGGTGAGCCCCACCAGCCTGATGGCGACCCTGCGTACGGTAGAAAATATCTGGCGCTACGAGAAACAGAACAAAAACGCGGAAAAAATCGCCGACGAGGCGGGCAAGCTGCACGACCAGTTCGCGCTGGTACTCGAGTCCCTCGATAACCTCGGCGGCCGTATCCGCCAGGCGGACGAAGCTTTTCAGGAAACCTACAAACGGCTGGCCACGGGCCGTGGCAATGCGGTTAAACGGATCGACAGCCTGCGCAAGCTCGGTGCCAAGACCCGCAAACAGATTGCCGCCGACCTGCGGGAAAAAGCGGAGGACAGCCACAAGCTGCCAGCTCCGGAGCAGGAACCGGCGGAAGCGTCTGTAGTTGCCGAAACGGAAGCGGAATAA